AATCAGTAAGTCCCTGTCTATAGTCAAAGTAAAATGATAAAATTAAATCATGCAACCGAATAGGGAGCTCAAGGGCGGTCGGCCATCCCCGAACGAAAGGGGGTGGTAAAGATGACAGTTTACGAAGCATTAATGTTTGCAGTGGCGTTTGCAGGCTTGGTGCTGGTCATAGCTTCATCAGACCAGAAAAAATAACCCGCCCCTTGAGTTGACAGCTCGGCGGGTTATCCTCGTAATTGTAGCCGTTCCCCCTTGAAGGGACCTGTTCGTTGCTATGCCGTCGGTGTTACCAGCACCGGCGGCATATTCTAATTTCTCATTTTTAATATATACCCGGATTGATTTAAAATCAACCAGTCTATCCAGCCTTATACTTTTGGTTAATAACAGTAATAAATGAAATTAACCATTTGATTTAATACTATTCAAGTTTTGAAAATAGGAAACTTATTCATCTCAACACTTCGTTTCCTCTAGTTAAATATAACTCCAAATACTTTGATTATCTCTAAAAGTGACAATTAGAAAATTTAAAGATTCCATTGTTTAACAAAAAAAATAAGAATAGAATAAGAAATAGATAAGAACTCTGAAGGGGTGAGGGCCTTGGAAGTTAAACTCTTTTACCGAACGCAACGGGATCTTGCCATTGCGCTGAACCAGCTCATTGATAGCTATTTCGAAGAGGAAATCCCGGAAAGAAAGCTGATAGAAAACATTGTAACTATTCATGAGAATAATAAGCACAAGCTAGTGAAAAATCACCAATTCACAACAGTTATTCAGCAACATTGTGGGAAGCGGCGCCTGGCAGTTGTGGAACGAGTCTTAGAAATGAAGTGAACAAAGAATCAGTATGGAGGAATGGAGCGCATGACACAAGAAATGAATTACTCATCTGTCCTGACGGGTGCCTCTTTCATGCTGTATGAATTCAAACAAGTGGCTGCTTTAAAAGAGCAAGGGTTAAGCGATGCGGAAATCCGCAAGAAAGCCATCGATGAAAACTTGTTTCAGCATGAAAAGATATCGAGTTTGCAGCGTGGATTTCCATCTATTCTGCGGCGAGTGAATGCTTTGGATGAGGAATTGCTGAAGCTTCTCGCTAATGAATCATTAGAAACTGCTAAAGTAATCAATCTATATGCCATTATGAAAACTGATCGCCTCTTCCATGAGTTCATGATTGAAGTAATAGAAGAGAAATTTCAAAATAATGACTACACGATAGAAAAAAAAGATGTGAATACGTACTTTACAACGAAAGCTGAGCAACATGAGTCCATCGCTAATTGGAAGGAAGCGACTATCCAAAAATTGAAGCTGGTATACATGAACATCTTGCTTGGTGCCGGCTTATTGGAAAGCAAAAAAACCGGGGAATTGAACCGATTAATAATTGATGACCAAATAAAAGACCATTTGCGGCGGATCGGCGATGCCCGGTACTTACAGGCAATGGGGGAATAAAGGAGGCGGCCGATG
Above is a genomic segment from Planococcus lenghuensis containing:
- a CDS encoding DUF1819 family protein translates to MTQEMNYSSVLTGASFMLYEFKQVAALKEQGLSDAEIRKKAIDENLFQHEKISSLQRGFPSILRRVNALDEELLKLLANESLETAKVINLYAIMKTDRLFHEFMIEVIEEKFQNNDYTIEKKDVNTYFTTKAEQHESIANWKEATIQKLKLVYMNILLGAGLLESKKTGELNRLIIDDQIKDHLRRIGDARYLQAMGE
- a CDS encoding TIGR04540 family protein; this encodes MRALEVKLFYRTQRDLAIALNQLIDSYFEEEIPERKLIENIVTIHENNKHKLVKNHQFTTVIQQHCGKRRLAVVERVLEMK